Proteins found in one Rhodobacteraceae bacterium D3-12 genomic segment:
- a CDS encoding CvpA family protein: MEGFTIIDGVVALVIVVSALLAYSRGIVRESLAIAGWIVAAILAFMFAPQVQPLVKEVPVLGDFLSDSCELSMIAGFAAVFAVALVVASLFTPLFSSLVQRSALGGIDQGLGFLFGVLRGVLLVAVAFFVYETVITSQDIQMIDDSRSHRVFSRFTGRIQENNPEEALGWVTRQYEQLVGACSE, encoded by the coding sequence ATGGAAGGCTTTACCATCATCGACGGCGTTGTTGCGCTCGTTATCGTCGTCTCGGCACTTCTGGCCTATTCTCGCGGCATCGTGCGCGAATCCCTTGCCATCGCGGGCTGGATCGTGGCCGCGATCCTCGCCTTCATGTTCGCACCCCAAGTGCAGCCACTTGTCAAGGAAGTCCCGGTTCTCGGAGATTTCCTTTCCGACAGCTGTGAATTGTCGATGATCGCAGGCTTCGCCGCCGTCTTTGCGGTGGCGCTGGTTGTGGCCTCGCTCTTTACGCCGCTGTTTTCCTCGCTGGTGCAACGCTCTGCCCTTGGCGGCATCGACCAGGGGCTCGGCTTCCTCTTTGGCGTGCTGCGCGGTGTGCTGCTCGTTGCGGTGGCCTTCTTCGTCTATGAAACGGTGATCACCAGCCAAGACATCCAGATGATCGACGACAGCCGCTCTCACCGCGTCTTCTCGCGCTTCACCGGCCGGATTCAGGAAAACAACCCAGAAGAAGCTCTGGGCTGGGTCACCCGTCAATACGAACAACTCGTTGGCGCCTGTAGCGAGTAA